From the Taeniopygia guttata chromosome 20, bTaeGut7.mat, whole genome shotgun sequence genome, one window contains:
- the LOC105758723 gene encoding beta-1,3-galactosyl-O-glycosyl-glycoprotein beta-1,6-N-acetylglucosaminyltransferase 7, with amino-acid sequence MNPLHAKKSRFLVCVAVCMFIYTFIYLKVPLYDESNDQKFRVRRAECGFYPDELCSALFVGKPAAFQIGNSCQKSYQPKALSCTQTSCSCSTVLKTLHFITRPLSEEEGNFSLAYIITIHKELEMFVRLLRAIYMPQNIYCIHIDEKSPRDYKTAVQNIVNCFENIFISSKTEHVVYAGFSRLQADINCMRDLVNSKVQWNYVINLCGQDYPLKTNKEIIQYIKSKWNGKNITPGIVQPLHVKHRTEVSYREYVHSGVPYVYPAKVRKAQPPHNLTIYFGSAYYILTKDFVEFTLSDARAKALLEWSRDTYSPDEHYWVTLNRLPDAPGATPNAGWQGDLRAIKWKDQEGLSHKGCKGHYVRDICIYGLGDLQWIIESPHLFANKFEAGRDPLALECLERRLRLKVLRQAQVPIEQHWRLQEHSHFNMQLDG; translated from the exons ATGAACCCACTTCATGCAAAGAAATCGAGATTTTTAGTGTGTGTTGCCGTCTGTATGTTCATCTACACCTTCATTTACCTAAAGGTTCCGCTTTATGACGAGTCAAATGACCAAAAGTTCCGTGTCAGAAGAGCAGAGTGTGGCTTTTACCCAGATGAACTTTGCTCAGCTCTTTTTGTGGGGAAACCTGCAGCCTTTCAAATTGGAAACTCTTGTCAGAAGTCCTACCAGCCCAAAGCACTCAGCTGCACTCAgacttcctgcagctgctccacagTCCTCAAGACTCTGCATTTTATCACCAGACCACTGTCagaggaagagggaaatttCTCCTTGGCGTACATTATTACAATTCACAAGGAGCTGGAAATGTTTGTGAGGCTGCTAAGAGCTATTTATATGCCTCAGAATATTTACTGCATCCACATTGATGAAAAGTCACCCAGAGATTATAAAACTGCTGTACAGAACATCGTTAactgctttgaaaatatttttatttcctcaaaaACAGAACATGTTGTTTATGCAGGGTTTTCAAGATTACAAGCTGATATTAATTGCATGAGAGACCTCGTTAACTCCAAAGTTCAGTGGAATTATGTTATTAATCTGTGTGGTCAAGATTACCCcttgaaaacaaataaagaaatcataCAATACATAAAAAGCAAGTGGAATGGTAAAAATATCACTCCTGGGATAGTGCAGCCGCTGCATGTGAAGCACAGGACAGAGGTCAGCTACAGGGAGTATGTGCACTCTGGAGTGCCCTACGTGTACCCAGCAAAGGTCAGGAAAGCTCAGCCCCCACATAACCTGACCATCTATTTTGGCAGTGCCTATTACATCCTCACCAAGGACTTTGTGGAGTTCACGCTGAGCGATGCCCGAGCCAAAGCTCTGCTGGAGTGGTCCAGGGACACCTACAGCCCTGATGAGCACTACTGGGTCACCCTCAATCGTTTACCTG atgcTCCAGGGGCTACACCCAATGCAGGCTGGCAAGGAGACCTAAGAGCTATTAAATGGAAAGATCAAGAAGGCCTCTCACACAAAGGCTGCAAAG GTCATTACGTCAGAGATATCTGCATTTATGGCCTGGGGGATCTGCAGTGGATCATTGAGTCCCCTCATCTGTTTGCCAACAAGTTTGAGGCTGGCAGGGACCCGCTGGCACTGGAGTGCCTGGAGCGGCGGCTGCGGCTCAAGGTGCTGCGCCAGGCTCAGGTGCCCATCGAGCAGCACTGGCgcctgcaggagcacagccacTTCAACATGCAGCTGGACGGCTGA
- the CASS4 gene encoding cas scaffolding protein family member 4 yields the protein MGLEQPALVEGVWREFPTHSAGAGLKRPRPTVALCSKCRMTTMDASPRSNTAAKHSLAKALYDNKAECSDELAFRRGDIVTVLEQHVPGSEGWWRCSLHGHHGLAPANRLQLLLPSAEPPAAHGIYQVPSVPSVPSVPKGTALSNTYEKMEGWVQPQALPAQAVYQVPALAAQLLSERTKRSTHQHLFTLPRACRASAPNIRGEVYDVPSSQHCGSLLPQSGATPPSTRKGSVLGRSSESFQTEKKQLYNIPSKPEKGGPGSQDSPAGNLYDVPPKREGDDSENKSQKKCWGHYNTLPNPRKSEWIYDIPVSPENSGFKPKPAGQSVEKQVLYDIPPARYKAPATSSEAKAGNPQLYDIPPPQRKLMLPEIPLYDVPPSRDVLLPPQNGSSELPPRLLAAKAENQISEENVYDIPKGLPSAGHSKMEKNSDGSRDQAHGASPQLSMDAKSENESLCVSSVDSRSSTLSSSSSSSAELSAALSPSPEPVQEIKLELEAAIEALTRLQHGVSSSVASLMIFVSSKWRLQEHLEKSLEEIHRAVDHIKVSLGEFLAFAQALKGNASNLTDNNLQARIKKQLEILMNSYKILTETREALNSCRWSLEALVLRKPQNNPDDLDRFVMVARTIPDDIKRFVSIIIANGKLLFRKNEKEQEKKQAKVNLECKMAKQIPVPRRVEIEKSREMQRNAPEKSSQSRVPVEKAEENCTEDCDYVQLQVLPRAKKTENPSRQEPTRKFPLPEHCRLCFAALHKAIGVFTASLSSQQPPEIFISHSKLIIMVGQRLVDSLCQESQDREARSDVLQSSSRFCSLLKNLALATKRAALRFPDAEASRELREQAEELAQYTQQFRATMD from the exons cacagcctggccaaGGCGCTCTACGACAACAAGGCCGAGTGCTCGGACGAGCTGGCGTTCCGCCGAGGGGACATCGTGACGGTGCTGGAGCAGCACGTGCCGGGCAGCGAGGGCTGGTGGCGGTGCTCCCTGCACGGCCACCACGGCCTGGCCCCCGCCAACcgcctgcagctcctgctgccctccgCCGAGCCGCCAGCCGCACACGGCATCTACCAGGTGCCCTCCGTGCCCTCGGTGCCCTCGGTGCCCAAGGGCACGGCGCTGTCCAACACCTACGAGAAGATGGAGGGCTGGGTCCAGCCCCAGGCGCTCCCTGCCCAGGCCGTGTACCAGGTTCCAGCCCTGGCGGCGCAGCTGCTCAGCGAGAGGACCAAGCGCTCCACGCACCAG CACCTGTTCACCCTCCCCAGAGCCTGCCGGGCCTCAGCCCCGAACATCAGGGGTGAGGTGTACGACGTCCCCTCCTCGCAGCACTGCGggtccctgctcccacag AGTGGTGCCACTCCCCCCAGCACACGgaagggctctgtgctgggcagatCCTCTGAGAGCTTCCAGACAGAGAAGAAGCAGCTTTACAACATCCCATCCAAGCCAGAAAAAGGAGGGCCTGGCAGCCAGGACTCACCAGCAGGCAAT TTATATGATGTCCCTCCTAAAAGAGAAGGCGACGACTCAGAGAATAAATCTCAGAAGAAATGCTGGGGCCACTACAACACTTTGCCAAACCCTCGGAAGTCCGAATGGATTTACGATATTCCAGTATCCCCTGAAAACTCCGGATTCAAACCCAAGCCTGCTGGCCAGTCTGTGGAGAAGCAGGTGCTGTATGACATTCCCCCAGCCAGGTACAAGGCTCCAGCCACAAGCAGCGAAGCCAAGGCTGGAAATCCACAGCTGTACGACATTCCACCGCCCCAGCGGAAATTAATGCTTCCAGAAATTCCCCTTTACGACGTTCCACCCTCACGGGACGTGCTCCTCCCACCACAGAACGGCAGCTCCGAGCTGCCCCCGAGGCTCCTGGCTGCCAAGGCTGAAAATCAGATCTCTGAGGAGAATGTTTATGATATTCCCAAAGGTTTGCCCAGTGCTGGGCACTCCAAGATGGAAAAGAACAGTGATGGCTCCAGAGACCAAGCGCACGGTGCTTCTCCACAGCTCTCTATGGATGCCAAGTCAGAAAATGAGAGTTTGTGTGTCTCCAGTGtggacagcaggagcagcactctCTCCTCATCCTCCAGCTCTTCTGCTGAGTTGTCTGCAGCGCTGTCACCATCCCCAGAGCCTGTCCAAGAAATCAAACTGGAGCTGGAAGCAGCCATTGAGGCCCTGACCCGGCTGCAGCACGGCGTGTCCAGCTCCGTCGCCAGTTTAATGATCTTTGTGAGCAGCAAGTGGAGActgcaggagcacctggagaaAAGCCTGGAGGAGATCCACAGGGCAGTGGACCACATAAAGGTGTCACTAGGAGAGTTTCTGGCCTTTGCTCAAGCCCTGAAGGGAAACGCCTCCAACCTCACGGATAACAACCTGCAGGCCAGAATTAAAAAACAGCTGGAAATCCTCATGAACTCCTACAAAATATTGACAGAAACCAGGGAAGCTCTCAACAGCTGCAGGTGGTCCCTGGAGGCTTTGGTGCTCAGGAAGCCCCAGAACAACCCTGACGACCTGGATCGCTTCGTTATGGTGGCCAGGACAATTCCAGATGATATCAAGAGGTTTGTGTCCATCATCATCGCCAACGGGAAGCTGCTCTTCAGGAAGAACGAGAAGGAGCAAGAAAAGAAGCAAGCAAAAGTGAACCTGGAATGCAAAATGGCAAAACAAATCCCAGTGCCGAGAAGAGTAGAAATTGAGAAATccagagaaatgcagagaaatgcGCCTGAGAAATCCAGCCAAAGCCGGGTCCCTGtggagaaagcagaagaaaattgcACTGAGGATTGTGATTATGTCCAGTTACAG GTTTTGCCACGTgcaaaaaagactgaaaatcccagcaggcaggagcctaCCAGGAAATTCCCCCTGCCAGAGCACTGCAGGCTGTGCTTCGCTGCCCTGCACAAGGCCATCGGCGTGTTCACCGCCAGCctcagcagccagcagccccCCGAAATCTTCATCTCCCACAGCAAGCTCATCATCATGGTGGGGCAGAGGCTGGTGgattccctgtgccaggagagccAGGACAGGGAGGCTCGGAGCGAcgtcctgcagagcagcagccgcTTCTGCAGCCTCCTGAAGAACCTGGCGCTGGCCACCAAACGCGCGGCGCTGCGATTCCCCGACGCCGAGGCCAgccgggagctgcgggagcaGGCCGAGGAGCTGGCCCAGTACACCCAGCAGTTCCGGGCCACCATGGACTGA